One part of the Candidatus Bathyarchaeota archaeon genome encodes these proteins:
- a CDS encoding 4-hydroxythreonine-4-phosphate dehydrogenase PdxA, translated as PIIRTSVDHGTAYRRAGLRLGTGDPTSLEEAIRLAVQMVKAKKPPE; from the coding sequence ACCGATAATAAGAACTTCAGTTGACCATGGAACAGCTTACAGGAGGGCTGGATTGAGGCTTGGAACAGGTGATCCTACAAGCCTAGAGGAGGCTATCAGGCTTGCTGTTCAAATGGTCAAGGCAAAGAAACCCCCTGAATGA